A genomic region of Papaver somniferum cultivar HN1 chromosome 7, ASM357369v1, whole genome shotgun sequence contains the following coding sequences:
- the LOC113294137 gene encoding PITH domain-containing protein 1-like produces the protein MNRGFLGNKDKSFNFDCSTCKLGKSKVLPFPTSGSHATTCFEIIHSDVWVLYLFYTLQIPCRFTSDVKIKSISIVGGADGTSPSKMRAFINREGIDFSDAQGMQPVQEWDLAENLQGILEYQTRYSRFQSVGSLTLHFPENFDADTTQIHYIGLKGEATQLKRDVIATIVYEVMPNPSDHKTKAENGGGLSSV, from the exons ATGAATCGTGGTTTTCTTGGTAACAAAGATAAAAGTTTCAATTTTGATTGTTCTACCTGTAAGTTGGGGAAGAGTAAAGTTTTACCTTTTCCTACATCTGGTAGTCATGCTACTACATGTTTTGAGATTATACATTCTGATGTTTGGG TTCTATATTTGTTTTATACCCTTCAAATTCCTTGCAGATTTACCTCAGATGTTAAGATCAAAAGCATTTCTATTGTTGGTGGTGCTGATGGAACAAGTCCCTCAAAAATGAGAGC GTTCATTAATCGAGAAGGTATTGACTTTTCAGATGCCCAAGGCATGCAACCTGTTCAG GAGTGGGATTTAGCTGAAAATTTGCAAGGCATATTAGAGTACCAAACCAG GTATTCGAGATTCCAAAGCGTGGGCAGTTTGACTTTGCATTTCCCTGAAAATTTTGATGCTGATACAACTCAGATACACTACATTGGGTTAAAGGGTGAAGCAACACAG TTAAAGAGGGATGTTATTGCAACTATTGTTTACGAGGTTATGCCCAATCCATCTGATCACAA GACTAAGGCTGAAAATGGAGGTGGTCTATCGAGCGTCTGA
- the LOC113300599 gene encoding uncharacterized protein LOC113300599 — MVNNLRSFHTAKQMWDYLRRIYHQENTARRFQLELEISQFSQGNLSIEQYYSDFINLWSEYSGIIYSKVSQETLEGLQAVHEETQRDQFLMKLRPEFETARAGLLNRNPVPSLDICVGELLREEQRMATQAAISGQKETADLVNLAYAAQGRNHGKGQSQCYSCKEFGHIARNCNKKFCNYCKQQGHIIKECPTRPENRKAQAFQAVASSSTVSQSTITPEMIQQMILSAFSALGLQGSGVGEGDREGA; from the exons ATGGTCAATAATCTGCGTTCTTTTCATACAGCAAAACAAATGTGGGATTACCTGAGACGTATTTATCACCAAGAAAATACTGCGCGGCGCTTTCAACTTGAACTTGAAATCAGTCAATTCAGTCAAGGTAATCTTTCCATTGAGCAATATTATTCTGATTTTATTAACCTCTGGAGCGAGTATTCTGGTATTATTTATTCTAAGGTCTCTCAAGAGACGTTGGAAGGTCTTCAGGCAGTGCATGAGGAAACCcagcgggatcaattcttgatgAAATTGAGACCAGAGTTTGAGACTGCGCGAGCTGGATTGTTGAACAGAAATCCGGTTCCCTCATTAGATATATGTGTTGGTGAATTATTGCGTGAGGAACAAAGGATGGCTACACAAGCTGCTATAAGTGGGCAGAAAGAAACGGCTGATTTGGTCAATCTGGCCTATGCTGCTCAAGGGAGGAATCATGGGAAAGGGCAATCACAATGCTATAGTTGCAAAGAATTTGGGCATATTGCACGCAATTGCAATAAGAAATTCTGCAACTATTGCAAACAACAAGGCCACATTATCAAAGAGTGTCCTACACGTCCAGAAAATAGAAAAGCCCAAGCATTTCAAGCTGTTGCTTCATCCTCTACTGTTAGTCAGTCAACAATTACTCCAGAAATGATACAACAAATGATTCTTTCAGCTTTCTCTGCGCTTGGACTTCAAG GATCAGGTGTCGGGGAAGGTGATCGCGAAGGGGCCTAA
- the LOC113294139 gene encoding F-box protein CPR1-like: protein MIPKCLPFQEHSELKLPGNIVLTLGNDNDRYDTSSSEVWVCRLGSESWESIGNIPYDTNYSTAICEKPLNGRIIHWTKETEVIVSFDIVEVRTKEIHIPDSCYLDDELNWLDMEVGVLGEDLYLSVNDRSNSKIDPWLIKDYGVKDSWTKIFSISKDETNIYSLVPMHYVNKNREILLYGYGRLEGELSKDVLVSYDLKYGRPKILDIPCMPKYLSATTCVGSLISLNSGKFAKAEKRPMGDTKRKRGATL from the exons ATGATTCCAAAGTGTCTTCCCTTTCAAGAACATTCTGAACTGAAACTTCCAGGCAACATAGTTCTTACCT TGGGAAATGACAATGATCGATATGATACTTCTTCTTCTGAAGTTTGGGTTTGTAGATTAGGGTCAGAATCATGGGAAAGCATCGGAAATATACCTTACGACACCAATTATTCTACGGCTATTTGTGAGAAGCCTTTAAATGGGCGAATTATTCATTGGACTAAAGAAACAGAAGTCATAGTTTCATTCGATATAGTTGAAGTGCGAACCAAAGAGATCCATATACCGGACAGTTGTTATCTTGATGATGAGCTGAACTGGCTTGATATGGAAGTGGGTGTCTTGGGAGAGGACCTTTACCTATCAGTTAATGATAGATCGAATAGCAAGATCGATCCGTGGTTGATCAAAGATTATGGAGTTAAAGATTCTTGGACTAAAATCTTCAGCatttcaaaagatgaaacaaatatTTATTCATTAGTGCCCATGCATTATGTCAATAAGAATCGTGAGATTCTATTGTACGGCTATGGAAGGTTAGAAGGTGAATTGTCCAAGGATGTTTTAGTCTCATATGACCTAAAATATGGAAGACCTAAGATTTTGGATATCCCCTGCATGCCCAAATATTTGTCTGCAACCACTTGTGTTGGAAGTCTGATTTCACTCAATTCGGGCAAATTCGCAAAAGCTGAAAAAAGACCAATGGGGGACACCAAGCGAAAGCGTGGTGCAACTTTGTGA
- the LOC113293039 gene encoding uncharacterized protein LOC113293039 isoform X2, translated as MDHMAASNIEGLRLGDPIVQGQLLRIRLQERVAQNGRMPIVIDEQSGVLVGEHGSHLSGECDTILHAFAPLGYKSWTKIPLQDKETFIEQLKDNFILDTSVPSVKRCLNYRMSKGYASFKQEMLMHFRNHATIEEARGNPFGTSYQQIGQVCVTSLLWRVQRILRNAVIVTRILRPQEDSFSIDGKDLKDICYGTTESSYK; from the exons AAGGACTAAGACTAGGAGATCCCATTGTACAGGGACAACTACTTAGAATACGACTGCAGGAACGAGTGGCTCAGAACGGAAGGATGCCAATTGTCATTGATGAACAATCTGGTGTACTTGTAGGAGAACATGGATCTCATTTGTCCGGTGAATGTGATACGATTCTTCATGCTTTTGCTCCTTTGGGATACAAGTCATGGACAAAAATTCCTCTCCAAGATAAGGAGACGTTTATCGAACAATTAAAG GATAATTTCATACTAGACACCTCCGTACCATCTGTTAAGAGATGCCTGAATTATCGTATGTCAAAGGGATATGCCAGCTTTAAGCAGGAGATGCTGATGCATTTTAGAAACCATGCAACTATTGAAGAAGCACGTGGCAATCCTTTTGGAACATCTTACCAGCAAATTGGTCAAGTTTGTGTGACATCTTTGCTATGGAGAGTACAGAGAATATTAAG AAACGCGGTAATCGTCACGAGAATTTTAAGGCCTCAAGAAGATTCATTTTCAATTGACGGCAAAGACCTCAAGGACATATGTTATGGGACGACGGAATCAAGCTATAAATAG